In Streptomyces sp. NBC_01717, one DNA window encodes the following:
- a CDS encoding SGNH/GDSL hydrolase family protein, protein MSVRRLWASASTLILATSAALGVAQPASATSAAAAGGYVALGDSYSSGVGSGSYLSDSGDCHRSTKAYPYLWATRNSPSSFAFVACSGATTGSVASSQLGSLSSSTTLVSVTAGGNDVGFADVMEDCVLYSEATCLSSVNAAVSQMQNALPSGLGSLYGSIRSRASQAHVVVLGYPRFYQLSGDCIAGLSETERSAINNASDVLNGVIAQQAADAGFTFSSVVDEFTGHELCSGSPWLNSVTVPVYESYHPKSAGQSGGYLPAFSSVA, encoded by the coding sequence ATGTCAGTACGGAGATTATGGGCGTCCGCATCCACTCTGATCCTCGCAACCTCGGCCGCACTGGGCGTTGCCCAGCCGGCCTCGGCAACCTCCGCGGCCGCCGCCGGCGGGTACGTCGCTCTCGGCGACTCCTACTCGTCCGGCGTCGGCTCGGGAAGCTACCTCTCCGACAGCGGTGACTGCCATCGGAGCACCAAGGCCTACCCCTACCTCTGGGCCACCCGGAACTCACCGTCCTCGTTCGCCTTCGTGGCCTGTTCGGGGGCCACGACGGGTTCGGTGGCCAGCAGCCAGCTGGGATCGCTGAGCTCGTCCACCACCTTGGTCAGTGTCACGGCGGGCGGCAACGACGTCGGCTTTGCCGATGTCATGGAGGACTGCGTCCTGTACAGCGAGGCCACCTGTCTGAGCAGCGTGAACGCGGCTGTCTCGCAGATGCAGAACGCACTGCCGTCCGGCCTCGGTTCGCTCTACGGCTCCATCCGGTCACGCGCCTCACAGGCCCATGTGGTGGTGCTGGGCTACCCGCGCTTCTACCAGCTGAGCGGGGACTGCATCGCCGGCCTCTCCGAGACCGAGCGCTCCGCCATCAACAACGCGTCCGACGTACTGAACGGCGTCATCGCCCAGCAGGCGGCCGATGCCGGGTTCACATTCTCCAGCGTGGTCGACGAGTTCACGGGGCACGAGCTGTGCTCCGGCAGTCCGTGGCTCAACAGCGTGACCGTCCCCGTCTACGAGTCGTACCACCCCAAGTCCGCGGGGCAGTCGGGAGGCTATCTGCCCGCCTTCAGTTCGGTGGCGTAA
- a CDS encoding GNAT family N-acetyltransferase, producing the protein MYAISLGDDGAELRPLEPWRAEEFLAHIDRGREFIGQHNALPDVVTDLESSRAYLQAYAEKAAADAGRLHGIWTGGKLVGAVLLRTMDIEQATAEAGCWLEPSAVGRGLVTRAARVIIDWAIEERGIHRVEWWVSATNEASIAVARRLGMTRDGVLRASYLYRGKRHDEEIWSVLAPEWRAGEQAS; encoded by the coding sequence ATGTACGCGATATCCCTGGGCGACGACGGCGCCGAGCTGCGCCCGCTCGAGCCGTGGCGGGCCGAGGAGTTCCTGGCCCACATCGACCGAGGGCGGGAGTTCATCGGGCAGCACAACGCGCTGCCCGACGTCGTCACGGACCTGGAGTCGAGCCGGGCGTACCTCCAGGCGTACGCGGAGAAGGCCGCCGCCGACGCCGGGCGGCTCCACGGCATCTGGACGGGCGGCAAGCTGGTCGGCGCGGTCCTCCTCCGGACCATGGACATCGAGCAGGCCACCGCCGAAGCGGGCTGCTGGCTGGAGCCGTCGGCGGTGGGCAGGGGGCTGGTGACCCGGGCCGCGCGTGTGATCATCGATTGGGCCATCGAGGAGCGGGGCATCCACCGCGTGGAGTGGTGGGTCTCGGCGACGAACGAGGCCAGCATCGCCGTGGCCCGGCGGCTCGGGATGACCAGAGACGGCGTGCTGCGGGCAAGTTACCTGTACCGGGGGAAGCGGCACGACGAGGAGATCTGGTCGGTGCTCGCACCGGAGTGGCGTGCGGGCGAGCAGGCGTCCTGA
- a CDS encoding class I SAM-dependent methyltransferase: MRPIGTATRGTTNPNRLRRMDRWIAATHGPALRRSDAPVAVDLGYGAAPWTAVELLQRLRTAEPRTAVVGIEIDPDRVAAAKPYEREGLTFVHGGFEIPLPGRPALIRAANVLRQYDEGEVAAVWRRLCARLAPDGLLVEGTCDEIGRRHVWVALGPEGPRTVTFATRLGSLDRPSDLAERLPKALIHRNVPGEPVHAFLRDFDRAWAAAAPYASLGARQRWITAVRTLSGDWPLTDGVRRWRQGEVTVEWSALRPER, encoded by the coding sequence ATGCGCCCCATCGGCACCGCGACCCGCGGGACCACCAACCCGAACCGGCTCCGCCGCATGGACCGCTGGATCGCCGCCACGCACGGCCCCGCCCTGCGCCGCTCCGACGCCCCCGTCGCGGTCGACCTCGGATACGGCGCCGCCCCCTGGACCGCCGTCGAGCTGCTGCAACGCCTGCGCACCGCCGAGCCGCGCACCGCGGTCGTCGGCATCGAGATCGACCCGGACCGGGTCGCGGCAGCGAAGCCGTACGAGCGCGAGGGCCTCACCTTCGTCCACGGCGGCTTCGAGATCCCGCTGCCCGGCCGCCCCGCCCTCATCCGGGCGGCGAACGTGCTGCGCCAGTACGACGAGGGTGAGGTCGCCGCGGTCTGGCGGCGGCTTTGCGCCCGGCTCGCCCCCGACGGGCTTCTGGTGGAGGGCACCTGCGACGAGATCGGACGGCGCCATGTGTGGGTGGCGCTCGGCCCGGAAGGCCCGCGCACGGTCACGTTCGCAACCCGCCTCGGCTCCCTCGACCGCCCCTCCGACCTCGCGGAACGCCTCCCCAAGGCGCTGATCCACCGCAATGTGCCGGGCGAACCGGTCCACGCGTTCCTGCGCGACTTCGACCGGGCGTGGGCCGCAGCGGCTCCGTACGCCTCACTGGGCGCGCGGCAGCGCTGGATCACCGCGGTGCGCACGCTGTCGGGGGACTGGCCGCTGACGGACGGGGTACGACGGTGGCGGCAGGGCGAAGTCACGGTGGAATGGTCGGCGTTGCGGCCCGAGCGGTAG
- a CDS encoding excinuclease ABC subunit UvrA, protein MSPAKRKNTQSPAPHAADSHDLLRVHGARVNNLKDVSIEIPKRRLTVFTGVSGSGKSSLVFSTIAAESQRMINETYSAFVQGFMPTLARPEVDVLEGLTTAIIVDQQRMGADPRSTVGTATDANAMLRILFSRLGKPHIGPPSAYSFNTASVRASGAITVERGAKKTVKATFNRTGGMCTRCEGRGTVSDIDLTQLYDDSKSLAEGAFTIPGWKSDSQWTVGLYAQSGFLDPQKPIRRFTKKEMQDFLYGEPTKVKVNGVNLTYEGLIPKIQKSFLSKDKEAMQPHIRAFVERAVTFTTCPECDGTRLSEGARSSKIKRISIADACAMEIRDLAEWIRGLDEPSVAPLLTAVQHTLDSFVEIGLGYLALDRPSGTLSGGEAQRVKMIRHLGSSLTDVTYVFDEPTIGLHPHDIQRMNDLLLRLRDKGNTVLVVEHKPEAIAIADHVVDLGPGAGTAGGAVCFEGTIEGLRASGTVTGRHLDDRAALKETVRKSTGTLEIRDATRHNLQGVDVDIPLGVLCVVTGVAGSGKSSLIHGSVPASAGVVSVDQAPIRGSRRSNPATYTGLLDPIRKAFAKVNGVKPALFSANSEGACPNCNGAGVIYTDLAMMAGVETPCEDCEGKRFQASVLEYTLGGRDISEVLAMSVTEAEEFFGAGEAHTPAAHRILDRLADVGLGYLSLGQPLTTLSGGERQRLKLATHMADRGGVYILDEPTTGLHLADVEQLLGLLDRLVDSGKSVIVIEHHQAVMAHADWIIDLGPGAGHDGGKIVFEGTPADLVADRSTLTGEHLADYVGA, encoded by the coding sequence ATGAGCCCGGCCAAGAGGAAGAACACGCAGTCGCCTGCGCCGCACGCTGCCGACAGCCACGATCTGCTCCGCGTGCACGGTGCGCGCGTGAACAATCTCAAGGACGTCAGCATCGAGATCCCCAAGCGCCGCCTGACGGTTTTCACCGGCGTCTCCGGCTCGGGCAAGAGCTCGCTGGTGTTCAGCACCATCGCCGCGGAGTCGCAGCGGATGATCAACGAGACCTACAGCGCCTTCGTGCAGGGCTTCATGCCGACGCTGGCGCGGCCGGAGGTCGACGTACTCGAAGGGCTGACGACCGCGATCATCGTCGACCAGCAGCGGATGGGAGCCGACCCCCGCTCCACCGTCGGTACCGCCACCGACGCCAACGCGATGCTGCGCATCCTCTTCAGCCGGCTCGGCAAGCCGCACATCGGCCCGCCCAGCGCGTACTCCTTCAACACCGCCTCGGTCCGGGCGAGCGGTGCGATCACCGTCGAGCGCGGTGCCAAGAAGACGGTGAAGGCGACCTTCAACCGCACCGGCGGCATGTGTACGCGCTGCGAGGGCCGGGGCACGGTCTCCGACATCGACCTCACCCAGCTCTACGACGACTCCAAGTCGCTCGCCGAGGGCGCGTTCACCATCCCCGGCTGGAAGTCGGACAGCCAGTGGACAGTGGGGCTCTACGCCCAGTCGGGCTTCCTCGACCCGCAGAAGCCGATCCGCAGGTTCACCAAGAAGGAGATGCAGGACTTCCTCTACGGCGAGCCGACCAAGGTGAAGGTCAACGGCGTCAACCTCACCTACGAAGGGCTGATCCCCAAGATCCAGAAGTCGTTCCTGTCCAAGGACAAGGAAGCGATGCAGCCGCACATCCGTGCCTTCGTGGAGCGCGCGGTCACCTTCACGACCTGCCCCGAGTGCGACGGCACCCGGCTCAGCGAGGGGGCCAGGTCGTCGAAGATCAAGCGGATCAGCATCGCCGACGCCTGCGCGATGGAGATCCGCGACCTGGCCGAATGGATCCGCGGCCTCGACGAGCCGTCGGTGGCGCCGCTGCTCACCGCAGTGCAGCACACCCTGGACTCGTTCGTGGAGATCGGCCTCGGCTACCTCGCGCTCGACCGGCCGTCGGGCACGCTGTCGGGCGGCGAGGCGCAGCGCGTCAAGATGATCCGCCACCTCGGCTCCTCGCTCACCGACGTCACGTACGTCTTCGACGAGCCCACCATCGGCCTGCACCCCCACGACATCCAGCGCATGAACGACCTGTTGCTGCGACTGCGGGACAAGGGCAACACGGTGCTGGTCGTGGAGCACAAGCCCGAGGCCATCGCGATCGCCGACCACGTCGTCGACCTCGGCCCCGGCGCCGGTACGGCGGGCGGCGCCGTCTGCTTCGAGGGCACCATCGAGGGGTTGCGGGCCAGCGGTACCGTCACCGGCCGTCACCTCGACGACCGGGCCGCCCTCAAGGAGACGGTGCGCAAGTCCACCGGCACGCTGGAGATCCGCGACGCCACCCGGCACAACCTGCAGGGCGTCGACGTCGACATCCCGCTCGGGGTGCTGTGCGTCGTCACCGGCGTCGCCGGCTCCGGCAAGAGCTCACTGATCCATGGCTCCGTCCCCGCATCCGCGGGCGTGGTGTCGGTCGACCAGGCGCCCATCCGCGGCTCGCGACGGAGCAACCCGGCGACGTACACCGGACTGCTCGACCCGATCCGCAAGGCGTTCGCGAAGGTCAACGGCGTGAAGCCGGCCCTGTTCAGCGCCAACTCCGAGGGCGCCTGCCCCAACTGCAACGGCGCCGGCGTCATCTACACCGACCTGGCGATGATGGCCGGTGTGGAGACCCCCTGCGAGGACTGCGAGGGGAAGCGGTTCCAGGCATCGGTCCTCGAATACACCCTCGGCGGCCGCGACATCAGCGAGGTGCTCGCGATGTCGGTGACCGAAGCCGAGGAGTTCTTCGGCGCCGGCGAGGCGCACACGCCGGCCGCGCACAGAATCCTCGACCGGCTCGCCGACGTCGGGCTCGGCTACCTCAGCCTCGGGCAGCCGCTCACCACGCTGTCCGGCGGCGAGCGGCAGCGGCTCAAGCTGGCCACCCACATGGCCGACAGGGGCGGCGTCTACATCCTCGACGAGCCGACCACCGGCCTCCATCTGGCCGACGTCGAGCAGTTGCTCGGCCTGCTCGACCGGCTCGTCGACTCCGGCAAGTCGGTCATCGTCATCGAGCACCACCAGGCGGTGATGGCGCACGCCGACTGGATCATCGACCTCGGCCCCGGCGCCGGTCACGACGGCGGCAAGATCGTTTTCGAGGGCACACCGGCCGACCTCGTCGCCGACCGGTCCACCCTCACCGGTGAACACCTCGCGGACTACGTCGGCGCCTGA
- the mshA gene encoding D-inositol-3-phosphate glycosyltransferase — MSQYVSRLGSNRMAPRLRFPGAFPGSHRKPRRIAMLSVHTSPLHQPGTGDAGGMNVYIVELAKRLAAINIEVEIFTRATTGALPPAVELAPGVLVRHVDAGPYEGLAKEDLPAQLCAFTHGVMQAWAGQRPGYYDLVHSHYWLSGHVGWLAAQRWGVPLVHAMHTMAKVKNAALAEGDTPEPAARVIGETQIVSAADRLIANTAEEADELVRFYEADPAAVAVVHPGVNLERFRPADGRAAARARLGLPQDAFVPLFAGRIQPLKAPDVLLRAVAVLLDRDPSLRTRMVVPVVGGPSGSGLAKPEGLQKLAARLGIADVVRFHPPVGQDQLADWFRAASVLVMPSYSESFGLVAIEAQAAGTPVVAAAVGGLPVAVRDGASGFLIPGHDPQAYAQQLARFAESPELVARMGAAAAAHAQGFGWDTAASATADVYTAALHEHRRRVRVHQG; from the coding sequence GTGAGCCAGTACGTCTCTCGGCTCGGCAGCAACCGCATGGCGCCACGCCTGAGGTTTCCCGGTGCCTTCCCCGGCAGTCACCGCAAACCGCGGCGCATCGCGATGCTCTCCGTGCACACCTCCCCGCTTCACCAGCCGGGTACGGGCGACGCGGGCGGCATGAACGTCTACATCGTGGAGCTGGCCAAACGGCTCGCCGCGATCAACATCGAGGTGGAGATATTCACCCGGGCCACCACCGGCGCCCTGCCTCCGGCGGTCGAACTGGCGCCCGGCGTCCTGGTGCGGCACGTCGACGCGGGGCCGTACGAAGGTCTGGCCAAGGAGGACCTGCCCGCCCAGCTCTGCGCCTTCACCCACGGGGTGATGCAGGCCTGGGCCGGCCAGCGCCCGGGCTACTACGACCTGGTCCACTCCCACTACTGGCTCTCCGGCCATGTCGGCTGGCTCGCCGCGCAGCGATGGGGCGTCCCCCTCGTGCACGCCATGCACACCATGGCGAAGGTGAAGAACGCGGCGCTCGCCGAGGGTGACACCCCCGAGCCGGCCGCCCGGGTCATCGGCGAGACCCAGATCGTCAGCGCCGCCGACCGGCTGATCGCGAACACCGCGGAGGAGGCGGACGAGCTCGTCCGCTTCTACGAGGCCGATCCGGCGGCCGTCGCCGTCGTCCACCCCGGGGTCAACCTGGAACGCTTCCGCCCCGCCGACGGCCGGGCCGCCGCCCGGGCCCGCCTCGGACTGCCCCAGGACGCCTTCGTCCCGCTCTTCGCCGGCCGTATCCAGCCGCTGAAGGCCCCCGATGTGCTGCTGCGCGCGGTGGCCGTGCTGCTGGACCGCGATCCGTCGCTGCGGACCCGGATGGTCGTACCGGTGGTCGGCGGCCCCAGCGGCAGCGGGCTCGCCAAGCCGGAGGGCCTGCAGAAGCTGGCGGCGCGGCTCGGGATCGCGGATGTCGTACGGTTTCACCCGCCGGTCGGGCAGGACCAGCTCGCCGACTGGTTCCGGGCGGCGTCCGTGCTGGTCATGCCCTCGTACAGCGAATCGTTCGGCCTGGTCGCCATCGAGGCGCAGGCGGCCGGCACCCCGGTGGTCGCGGCTGCCGTCGGCGGACTGCCGGTGGCGGTACGGGACGGGGCGAGCGGCTTCCTGATCCCCGGGCACGACCCGCAGGCGTACGCGCAGCAGCTGGCCCGATTCGCCGAGTCGCCGGAACTCGTCGCCAGGATGGGTGCGGCGGCCGCCGCGCATGCGCAGGGCTTCGGCTGGGACACGGCGGCGTCCGCGACCGCCGACGTCTACACGGCCGCCCTTCACGAGCACCGCCGTCGCGTACGCGTGCACCAAGGCTGA
- a CDS encoding YbjN domain-containing protein, which translates to MADVSAAAATAQVIEATLKDAELEWESPESGSYVVKLPGTRKLSTTCSLIVGAHSLSLNAFVIRHPDENDAAVHRWLLERNLRLFGVSYAIDRLGDIYLVGRLPLSVVTPEELDRLLGVVLEAADGSFNTLLELGFASAIRKEYAWRVSRGESTRNLDAFTHLTQRPAN; encoded by the coding sequence ATGGCTGACGTATCCGCCGCAGCGGCAACCGCGCAGGTCATCGAGGCGACGTTGAAGGACGCCGAGCTCGAGTGGGAGAGCCCCGAGTCCGGCAGCTACGTCGTGAAGCTGCCCGGCACCCGCAAGCTGTCCACCACCTGCTCCCTCATCGTCGGCGCGCACTCGCTCTCCCTCAACGCGTTCGTCATCCGCCACCCGGACGAGAACGACGCGGCGGTCCACCGCTGGCTGCTGGAGCGCAACCTGCGGCTCTTCGGCGTGAGTTACGCGATCGACCGGCTCGGCGACATCTATCTCGTCGGCCGGCTGCCGCTCTCCGTGGTCACCCCCGAGGAGCTGGACCGGCTGCTCGGCGTCGTCCTCGAAGCGGCCGACGGCTCCTTCAACACACTGCTGGAGCTGGGCTTCGCGAGCGCGATCCGCAAGGAGTACGCGTGGCGGGTGTCGCGCGGCGAGTCCACGCGGAATCTGGACGCGTTCACGCATCTGACCCAGCGCCCCGCCAACTGA
- a CDS encoding helix-turn-helix domain-containing protein, whose protein sequence is MASLNVGNLGEYLREQRRTAQLSLRQLADAAGVSNPYLSQIERGLRKPSAEVLQQVAKALRISAETLYVRAGILDEREREELETRAVILADPSINERQKNVLLQIYDSFRKENGFESGSGDTDDESGLSADGTDADTASKPSPPSN, encoded by the coding sequence ATGGCATCACTCAACGTCGGCAATCTCGGCGAGTACCTGCGCGAGCAGCGCCGCACTGCGCAGCTCTCGCTGCGGCAGCTCGCCGATGCCGCCGGGGTGTCCAATCCGTATCTCAGCCAGATCGAACGCGGGCTGCGCAAGCCGAGCGCCGAGGTGCTGCAGCAGGTCGCCAAGGCGCTGCGGATCTCCGCGGAGACCCTCTATGTGCGGGCCGGGATTCTGGACGAGCGGGAGCGGGAGGAGCTGGAGACCCGGGCGGTCATCCTGGCCGATCCGTCCATAAACGAGCGGCAGAAGAACGTGCTGCTGCAGATCTACGACTCCTTCCGCAAGGAGAACGGGTTCGAATCCGGCTCCGGCGACACCGATGACGAATCCGGCCTCAGCGCCGACGGCACAGATGCCGATACAGCTTCAAAGCCTTCACCACCCTCAAACTGA
- a CDS encoding VOC family protein → MTGSSTQGIKTVLHPVSDLAAAKKVYAALLGVPPQADESYYVGFEAAGQHIGLVPGGGPQGMTSPVAYWHVPDIEAKLAEVTAAGATVQEPAHDVGGGRLVATVTDPDGNVLGLLQDR, encoded by the coding sequence ATGACCGGCTCTTCCACCCAGGGCATCAAGACCGTGCTGCACCCCGTTTCCGACCTGGCGGCGGCCAAGAAGGTGTACGCCGCCCTGCTCGGCGTACCGCCGCAGGCCGACGAGTCCTACTACGTCGGCTTCGAGGCCGCGGGCCAGCACATCGGGCTGGTGCCGGGCGGTGGACCGCAGGGCATGACCTCACCGGTGGCCTACTGGCACGTGCCGGACATCGAGGCGAAGCTCGCCGAGGTGACCGCCGCGGGTGCCACCGTGCAGGAGCCCGCTCACGATGTCGGTGGCGGCCGGCTGGTGGCCACCGTCACCGACCCCGACGGCAACGTCCTCGGGCTGCTTCAGGACCGATGA
- a CDS encoding DUF2516 family protein → MLLTGFSTLVWLLYLIMLVLAVVALFLAATAREDAYRAADKQKKSFWLIILGITVAVNLFVPMLFLQLAGAVASIVFMVDVRPALKAVSGGGGGRRGGSSSDGPYGPYNGGR, encoded by the coding sequence ATGTTGCTCACGGGGTTCAGCACACTTGTCTGGCTGCTCTACCTGATCATGCTCGTCCTGGCCGTGGTCGCGCTGTTCCTGGCCGCGACGGCCCGCGAGGATGCGTACCGCGCCGCGGACAAGCAGAAGAAGTCCTTCTGGCTGATCATTCTCGGCATCACCGTTGCCGTGAACCTCTTCGTGCCGATGCTGTTCCTGCAGCTTGCGGGCGCGGTCGCGTCGATCGTCTTCATGGTCGACGTACGGCCCGCGCTGAAGGCGGTCTCCGGTGGCGGCGGCGGCCGGCGCGGTGGTTCCAGCAGCGACGGCCCGTACGGGCCCTACAACGGCGGGCGCTGA
- a CDS encoding PP2C family protein-serine/threonine phosphatase: protein MPVPVPQQRVAPTSEATHVAHLTLLVIEDDPAGTFTVPELPAAAGTRVRIRTARNLTEAGRLLTDDVDCILLDLALPPSSEARVDEGAEGPAELATLKHVLRVAPRHAVLALTAEDDTELAAEAVRVGAQDYLFRGELDGRLLTRAIRYAVERKRADVAQHQLTESKLRAQENARLERGLLPTPLLQGSDLRFAARYRPGRSRALLGGDFYDTVRTPDGTVHAMIGDVCGHGPDEAALGVELRIAWRALTLAGLCGDELLSTLQQVLEHERESEEIFATLCTVDITPDGRRAGLCLAGHPAPLITRHGRAAQLLPYEDGGPALGLLPHARWPRRQVELGGSWSLMMYTDGLIEGRVGPTGTQRLGQEGMVAMINRQLTEGLSGEALLEAAVAEVRELNGGELTDDVAVLLLDRDRSTDRSRNGDRGRSASLPRPRPGSASPVSAQRPPL from the coding sequence ATGCCCGTACCCGTACCGCAGCAGCGTGTCGCTCCCACCTCGGAGGCCACCCACGTCGCCCACCTCACCCTCCTGGTGATCGAGGACGACCCGGCGGGCACCTTCACCGTCCCGGAGCTCCCTGCCGCGGCCGGCACCCGGGTCCGCATCCGGACCGCCCGCAATCTGACCGAGGCGGGACGGCTCCTCACGGACGACGTCGACTGCATCCTGCTGGACCTGGCCCTGCCGCCCAGCAGCGAGGCTCGCGTCGACGAGGGTGCCGAGGGGCCCGCGGAGCTCGCCACCCTCAAGCACGTCCTGCGGGTCGCACCGCGCCACGCCGTCCTCGCGCTCACCGCGGAGGACGACACCGAGCTGGCCGCCGAGGCGGTTCGCGTCGGCGCCCAGGACTACCTCTTCCGCGGCGAGCTCGACGGGCGGCTGCTGACGCGCGCCATCCGCTACGCCGTCGAACGCAAACGCGCCGACGTCGCGCAGCACCAGCTCACCGAGTCGAAACTGCGCGCCCAGGAGAACGCCCGGCTGGAACGCGGCCTGCTGCCCACCCCGCTGCTGCAGGGCTCCGATCTGCGGTTCGCCGCCCGCTACCGCCCCGGCCGCAGCCGTGCGCTGCTCGGCGGGGACTTCTACGACACGGTCCGTACTCCCGACGGCACCGTCCACGCGATGATCGGTGACGTCTGCGGCCACGGCCCGGACGAGGCGGCGCTCGGTGTCGAACTGCGCATAGCGTGGCGGGCGTTGACGCTGGCAGGGCTCTGCGGGGACGAACTGCTCTCCACGCTCCAGCAGGTTCTGGAGCACGAACGGGAGAGCGAGGAGATCTTCGCGACGCTCTGCACCGTCGACATCACCCCCGACGGCCGACGCGCCGGGCTCTGCCTGGCGGGCCACCCCGCCCCGCTGATCACTCGCCACGGACGGGCCGCTCAGCTGCTCCCGTACGAGGACGGCGGCCCGGCGCTGGGCCTGCTGCCGCACGCCCGCTGGCCGCGCCGCCAGGTCGAACTGGGCGGGTCGTGGAGCCTGATGATGTACACGGACGGGCTGATCGAGGGTCGCGTCGGGCCGACCGGAACGCAGCGGCTCGGCCAGGAGGGCATGGTCGCGATGATCAACCGCCAGCTGACGGAGGGGCTCAGCGGCGAGGCGTTGCTGGAGGCGGCCGTCGCCGAGGTGCGCGAGCTGAACGGCGGCGAACTCACCGACGACGTCGCGGTCCTGCTGCTCGACCGCGACCGGAGCACCGACCGGAGCCGCAATGGTGATCGGGGCCGGAGCGCGTCCCTTCCGCGCCCCCGCCCCGGATCGGCGTCACCCGTGAGCGCTCAGCGCCCGCCGTTGTAG
- a CDS encoding C40 family peptidase encodes MNRRHCAAAAITLVCALAVLTVPTQAFATPAPPSPSHSSSPTAPAGPQGKSLEEVREEIDALYRKAGAATDAYNLAEEQAKKQSGEIVKLAQAIVAGQAKIADLKSRAGAQAREQYRTGGLPPGAQMMLSDDPRLFMDGVNKVWQGQQAAKGVLGELTRTQQDLEAYTKDASSNWKKLEANRLKQAKAKKRINGQIAAAKKLESQLEKEERARLLELEQEAEYKAQTAWLGSGALKEINREASARGKKAVAFATAQIGKPYVWGAEGPGSYDCSGLTSQAWAAAGRPIPRTSQEQWRQLPHIAVKDMRPGDLIIYHGDASHVGMYIGDGAIVHAPRPGRNVTLAGAGSMEILGVVRPDR; translated from the coding sequence GTGAACCGACGTCACTGTGCCGCTGCCGCGATCACTCTGGTCTGCGCTCTGGCCGTACTGACCGTGCCGACCCAGGCCTTCGCCACACCCGCACCACCCTCTCCCTCCCACTCCTCCTCCCCCACCGCACCGGCAGGTCCACAGGGGAAGAGCCTCGAAGAGGTACGCGAGGAGATCGACGCCCTCTACCGCAAGGCCGGGGCGGCCACCGACGCGTACAACCTCGCCGAGGAGCAGGCGAAGAAGCAGTCCGGCGAGATCGTCAAGCTGGCGCAGGCGATCGTCGCGGGACAGGCGAAGATCGCCGACCTCAAGAGCCGGGCGGGTGCCCAGGCCCGCGAGCAGTACCGCACCGGCGGGCTGCCGCCGGGCGCGCAGATGATGCTCAGCGACGACCCGCGGCTGTTCATGGACGGTGTGAACAAGGTCTGGCAGGGCCAGCAGGCCGCCAAGGGGGTCCTCGGCGAACTCACCAGGACCCAGCAGGACTTGGAGGCGTACACCAAGGACGCGAGCAGCAACTGGAAGAAGCTCGAGGCCAATCGCCTCAAACAGGCCAAGGCCAAGAAGCGGATCAACGGGCAGATCGCGGCGGCGAAGAAGCTGGAATCACAGCTGGAGAAGGAGGAGCGGGCACGCCTTCTCGAACTGGAGCAGGAGGCGGAGTACAAGGCGCAGACCGCCTGGCTCGGCTCCGGCGCGCTCAAGGAGATCAACCGCGAGGCGAGCGCCCGCGGAAAGAAGGCGGTGGCCTTCGCGACGGCCCAGATCGGCAAGCCGTACGTCTGGGGGGCCGAGGGCCCCGGATCGTACGACTGCTCGGGCCTGACGTCCCAGGCGTGGGCGGCGGCGGGACGGCCGATCCCGCGCACCTCGCAGGAGCAGTGGCGGCAGCTGCCGCACATCGCCGTCAAGGACATGCGCCCCGGCGACCTGATCATCTACCACGGTGACGCCAGCCATGTGGGGATGTACATCGGCGACGGTGCCATCGTGCACGCACCGCGCCCGGGGCGGAACGTGACACTCGCGGGGGCGGGCTCGATGGAGATCCTCGGGGTGGTTCGCCCGGACCGGTGA